The DNA sequence CGTCACCGTATATATCGTTACGCCCGAAGAACTAGCAGGAATACACGATGACCGACTTCACCATCCGTCGGTTCGAATCGTCGGATACAGAACGGATTCGGGAACTGCACGAGGAAGCGATGCGGGTAGAAGGAGCGTACGACGAAAACATCCCTGACACCGATCTGGAACGGGTCGAGGAGGAGTACCTCTCGGACGGCGAGTTCCTCGTCGGTCTGTTCGGCGGAAAAATCGTCGCGATGGGCGCGATACGATCCGTTTCGGAGTCGATGGCCGAACTTCACGAGACGAAAGCCACTCCGGTAGCGGAACTCAAACGGATGCGGGTGGACCCCGACCATCAGCGCCGGGGGTACGGTCAGCGGATCTACGACGCACTCGAATCGACCGCGAGAGAGCAGGGCTACCGTGAACTCGTTCTGGATACGAGCCCCACGCTGGATGGCGCACAGCGATTATACGAGGGGAACGGCTTCCAGCGCGAACGCCACGTCGAACTCGACGCGTTCGACGGATCCATCGAGTTGCTCCTCTACCGAAAACCGCTGTCGGACTA is a window from the Haladaptatus sp. R4 genome containing:
- a CDS encoding GNAT family N-acetyltransferase; this encodes MTDFTIRRFESSDTERIRELHEEAMRVEGAYDENIPDTDLERVEEEYLSDGEFLVGLFGGKIVAMGAIRSVSESMAELHETKATPVAELKRMRVDPDHQRRGYGQRIYDALESTAREQGYRELVLDTSPTLDGAQRLYEGNGFQRERHVELDAFDGSIELLLYRKPLSD